One genomic region from Haloterrigena gelatinilytica encodes:
- the glmU gene encoding bifunctional sugar-1-phosphate nucleotidylyltransferase/acetyltransferase: MKAVVLAAGQGTRIRPLSDSIPKPMLPVADRPLVAHTIDAAIDAGADEIVLVIGYEGETVRDYFGDEYRDVPISYAVQTEQAGTAHAVNTAREHIDGPFAVLNGDNLYDPAAVDRLFEHCPAVCAIAVDEPRNYGVLSTDGDSVTGIVEKPSEPPTNLANAGAYAFPERAREWLEVPESERGEHEITDVLASVIEEFDVTPVTLDRWLDVGRPWELLEANEWKIADLDRRIDGRVSDDAHLEGDVVVEEGATVKPGVVVEGPALIRSGATVGPNAYVRGATLIGEDASVGHAVEVKNSVVSRGTSVSHLSYVGDSVLGRDVNFGAGTNVANLRHDDADIKFTVKGERVSTGRRKFGVVAGDGVKTGINSSLSPGLKLTTGATTRPGESVERDR; this comes from the coding sequence ATGAAAGCAGTCGTTCTCGCAGCGGGACAGGGCACGCGCATTCGACCGCTCTCGGATTCGATCCCGAAACCGATGCTGCCGGTGGCCGACCGACCGCTCGTGGCCCACACGATCGACGCGGCGATCGACGCCGGCGCCGACGAGATCGTCCTCGTGATCGGCTACGAGGGCGAGACCGTCCGCGACTACTTCGGCGACGAGTACCGCGACGTGCCGATCTCCTACGCCGTCCAGACCGAACAGGCCGGGACGGCCCACGCCGTCAACACCGCTCGAGAACACATCGACGGTCCCTTCGCCGTCCTGAACGGCGACAACCTCTACGATCCGGCCGCGGTCGATCGACTCTTCGAACACTGTCCGGCCGTCTGCGCGATCGCCGTCGACGAGCCGCGCAATTACGGGGTGCTCAGCACCGACGGCGACTCGGTCACCGGCATCGTCGAGAAGCCCTCGGAGCCGCCGACGAACCTCGCCAACGCCGGCGCCTACGCCTTCCCCGAACGCGCCCGCGAGTGGCTCGAGGTCCCCGAAAGCGAGCGCGGCGAACACGAGATCACCGACGTGCTGGCGAGCGTGATCGAGGAGTTCGACGTGACGCCGGTCACGCTCGATCGGTGGCTCGACGTCGGCCGCCCCTGGGAACTCCTCGAGGCCAACGAGTGGAAGATCGCCGACCTCGACCGCCGGATCGACGGTCGGGTCAGCGACGACGCCCACCTCGAGGGCGACGTGGTCGTCGAGGAGGGGGCGACGGTGAAACCGGGCGTCGTCGTCGAAGGGCCGGCGCTGATCCGCTCGGGCGCGACCGTCGGACCGAACGCCTACGTCCGCGGCGCGACGCTGATCGGCGAGGACGCGTCGGTCGGCCACGCCGTCGAGGTCAAGAACAGCGTCGTCTCCCGCGGGACGTCGGTCAGCCACCTCTCGTACGTCGGCGACAGCGTCCTCGGGCGCGACGTCAACTTCGGCGCCGGGACGAACGTCGCGAACCTCCGCCACGACGACGCGGATATTAAATTCACCGTGAAAGGCGAGCGCGTCTCGACGGGCCGGCGCAAGTTCGGCGTCGTCGCCGGCGACGGCGTCAAGACCGGCATCAACTCGAGTCTCTCGCCCGGACTGAAACTCACGACCGGCGCGACGACGCGTCCCGGCGAGAGCGTCGAGCGAGACCGGTAG